In Acidiphilium acidophilum, one genomic interval encodes:
- a CDS encoding IS630 family transposase (programmed frameshift) produces MGAPYSLDLRKRVVGAVAAGMSRRAAAELYQVGISTAIRWVERADAVGSPAALPMGGKKPFKLAKEADWINARIAKKPDITGRELLAELRQRAVEISYYGVWHFLDHTGLTLKKTLHASEQDRADVARRRRQWRQVQGRIDANRLIFIDETWTKTNMTRLHGRCAIGQRLVDKVPHGHWKTLTFVAGLRCDEIIAPCVFDRPINAISFLAWVKQFLVPTLRPGDIVVMDNLSSHKSLAVRRAIRAAGAKLFFLPPYSPDLNPIEQAFSKLKTLLRKENARTIAQTETCIGTLLDRITPQECANYFKDAGYST; encoded by the exons ATGGGTGCACCCTATTCGTTGGACTTGCGTAAGCGTGTTGTTGGAGCCGTGGCCGCGGGGATGAGCCGACGTGCGGCTGCTGAGCTTTATCAGGTTGGGATTTCTACCGCGATCCGCTGGGTGGAGCGTGCTGATGCGGTGGGCAGTCCGGCAGCATTGCCGATGGGAGGCAAAAAGCCTTTCAAGCTCGCCAAAGAGGCAGACTGGATCAACGCGCGGATCGCGAAGAAGCCCGATATAACCGGGCGCGAACTGTTGGCTGAGTTGCGCCAACGCGCCGTCGAGATCAGCTACTACGGCGTGTGGCACTTCCTCGACCACACAGGCCTCACC TTAAAAAAAACGCTGCACGCCAGCGAGCAAGACCGCGCTGACGTCGCACGGCGCCGCCGGCAATGGCGCCAGGTGCAAGGCAGGATCGATGCCAACCGACTGATTTTCATCGATGAAACCTGGACCAAGACCAACATGACGCGCCTGCACGGGCGCTGCGCCATCGGCCAACGGTTGGTCGACAAAGTGCCGCATGGTCACTGGAAAACCCTGACCTTCGTCGCTGGCCTGCGGTGCGACGAGATCATCGCCCCCTGCGTGTTCGACCGTCCGATCAACGCCATCAGTTTCCTCGCATGGGTAAAGCAATTCCTGGTGCCGACACTACGGCCCGGCGACATCGTCGTGATGGACAATCTGAGCAGCCACAAATCCTTGGCCGTGCGACGCGCGATCAGGGCGGCCGGCGCGAAGCTGTTCTTTCTGCCCCCGTACAGTCCAGACCTCAATCCGATCGAGCAAGCCTTCTCCAAGCTCAAGACCCTCCTCCGCAAGGAAAACGCACGAACAATCGCACAAACCGAAACCTGCATCGGG
- a CDS encoding acyltransferase family protein, whose translation MMNKSRELTDLTACRAIFALWVFAYHINLHAQFSRHLGPLGAIIDKGYLGVDGFFVLSGLILARVDDKIPMTRQGITHFWGKRLARLYPVHLAVIVLLGAIFIGGLAIGIVPRQPDRFGTIALIDNLLLVQSWGFLHHWTWNYPSWSISTEWAGYLIFPFIVVSFSRFYYMAVIAALPLCLFILCVVSFHYRGLNLTFGASMLRFFPEFIAGMITTIAVPLFADEANGAAIGLVGALVAAAFAWAGHDAMTVFGLWLMLYGFAMQGDAEKPAYLGRIKPLHYIGVISYPLYMSFAPAELVTSQLFRRLHEPPATVPLAYSGLLIALTFALGIVLHLLIEKPARVALNRRLDPARAEALAEGSVPL comes from the coding sequence ATGATGAACAAATCACGCGAATTGACGGACCTTACCGCCTGCCGCGCGATTTTCGCGCTCTGGGTCTTCGCCTATCACATCAACCTCCATGCCCAGTTCAGCCGCCATCTCGGCCCGCTCGGCGCGATCATCGACAAGGGCTATCTCGGCGTCGACGGGTTCTTCGTCCTCTCCGGCCTGATCCTCGCCCGCGTCGATGATAAAATTCCCATGACCCGCCAGGGCATCACCCATTTCTGGGGCAAACGCCTCGCGCGTCTCTATCCGGTCCACCTCGCAGTGATCGTCCTGCTCGGCGCGATCTTCATCGGCGGCCTTGCCATCGGCATCGTCCCGCGCCAGCCGGACCGGTTCGGCACCATCGCCCTTATCGACAATCTGTTGCTGGTCCAGAGCTGGGGGTTCCTGCATCACTGGACCTGGAACTACCCCTCATGGTCGATCAGCACGGAATGGGCCGGCTACCTGATCTTCCCCTTCATCGTCGTGAGCTTCAGCCGATTCTACTACATGGCGGTCATCGCGGCCCTGCCGCTCTGCCTGTTCATCCTGTGTGTGGTCTCGTTCCACTACCGTGGGCTCAACCTCACCTTCGGCGCCTCGATGCTGCGCTTCTTCCCCGAGTTCATCGCCGGCATGATCACCACGATCGCGGTCCCGCTCTTCGCCGATGAAGCGAACGGCGCGGCAATCGGCCTCGTGGGAGCCCTTGTCGCCGCCGCCTTCGCCTGGGCTGGTCACGATGCCATGACCGTCTTCGGTCTCTGGCTGATGCTCTACGGTTTCGCGATGCAGGGCGACGCCGAAAAACCCGCCTATCTCGGCCGCATCAAGCCCCTTCATTACATCGGCGTGATCTCCTACCCGCTCTACATGAGCTTCGCCCCCGCCGAACTGGTCACCTCGCAACTGTTCCGCCGCCTGCACGAGCCCCCGGCCACGGTTCCGCTCGCCTATTCCGGCCTGTTGATCGCGCTCACCTTCGCCCTCGGCATCGTCCTGCACCTCCTGATCGAAAAACCCGCCCGTGTCGCCCTGAACCGCCGGCTCGACCCCGCCCGTGCCGAGGCTCTGGCCGAGGGCTCCGTGCCGCTGTAG
- the proS gene encoding proline--tRNA ligase — translation MRLSRSLIPTIKETPAEAQIVSHRLMLRAGMIRQQSAGIYAWLPSGLRVLHNIANIVRAEQARAGAQEILMPTIQSADLWRESGRYDAYGPEMLRIRDRHDREMLYGPTNEEMLTAIMRESVQSYRDLPQMLYQIQWKFRDEVRPRFGVLRGREFYMKDGYSFDLDYAAAVSSYRRMMLSYMRIFRTMGVRAIPMRADTGPIGGDLSHEFHILAPTGESGVFYDKAFESIDLGNDTYNYDTQADLDAFFDQMTTLYAATDEKHDTEAWAKIPESDRREGRGIEVGQIFYFGTKYSEKMGFSVVGPDGARIHPEMGSYGIGVSRLTGAIIEASHDDAGIIWPDAVAPFRAAILNLRQGDATTDKLCEDLYARLGDAALYDDRDARAGEKFADADLMGHPWQLIVGPRGAAKNQVELKRRHTGERAELSLEDALAKVLA, via the coding sequence ATGCGCCTCTCCCGCTCGCTCATCCCCACCATCAAGGAAACCCCCGCCGAGGCGCAGATCGTCTCGCACCGCCTGATGCTCCGCGCCGGGATGATCCGCCAGCAATCCGCCGGCATCTATGCCTGGCTGCCGAGCGGCCTGCGCGTGCTGCACAACATCGCGAACATCGTCCGCGCCGAACAGGCGAGGGCAGGGGCGCAGGAAATCCTGATGCCGACCATCCAATCCGCCGATCTCTGGCGCGAAAGCGGGCGGTACGACGCGTACGGCCCGGAAATGCTCCGCATCCGCGACCGTCACGACCGCGAGATGCTCTACGGCCCGACCAACGAGGAAATGCTCACCGCCATCATGCGCGAGTCGGTGCAATCCTACCGCGACCTGCCGCAGATGCTCTACCAGATCCAGTGGAAATTCCGCGATGAGGTCCGCCCCCGCTTCGGCGTCCTGCGCGGGCGTGAATTCTACATGAAGGACGGCTACAGCTTCGATCTCGACTACGCAGCCGCTGTCTCAAGCTACCGCCGCATGATGCTGTCCTACATGCGGATCTTCCGCACCATGGGCGTCCGCGCCATCCCGATGCGCGCCGATACCGGCCCGATCGGCGGCGATCTCTCCCACGAGTTCCACATCCTCGCCCCGACCGGCGAAAGCGGCGTGTTCTACGATAAAGCCTTCGAATCGATCGACCTCGGCAACGACACCTATAATTACGACACCCAGGCCGACCTCGACGCCTTCTTCGACCAGATGACCACGCTCTACGCCGCAACCGATGAAAAACACGATACCGAAGCCTGGGCCAAAATCCCGGAGTCCGACCGCCGCGAGGGCAGGGGCATCGAAGTTGGCCAGATCTTCTACTTCGGCACCAAATACAGCGAAAAAATGGGCTTCTCCGTCGTCGGCCCGGACGGCGCGAGAATCCACCCCGAAATGGGCAGCTACGGCATCGGCGTCTCGCGCCTCACCGGTGCGATCATCGAAGCCAGCCACGATGACGCCGGGATCATCTGGCCCGATGCCGTCGCGCCGTTCCGCGCCGCCATCCTCAACCTCCGCCAGGGCGACGCCACCACCGACAAACTCTGCGAAGACCTCTACGCCCGCCTGGGCGACGCCGCCCTCTACGACGACCGCGACGCCCGCGCCGGCGAAAAATTCGCCGACGCCGATCTGATGGGCCATCCGTGGCAACTCATCGTCGGACCGCGCGGTGCCGCCAAAAATCAGGTGGAACTCAAGCGCCGCCACACCGGCGAACGCGCCGAACTCTCCCTCGAAGATGCGCTCGCGAAAGTGCTGGCTTGA
- a CDS encoding lipoprotein-releasing ABC transporter permease subunit has protein sequence MFNAFERRVAFRYLRARKGERFVSIIAIFSLIGIALGVATLIIVMSVMNGFRQELLAQILGLNGDIGVYGAGHNISQYDAAAGKLMKIPGVISAIPIVQGEVLMTGPHGGAIGGVARGIQPSGLADLKTVSHHIISGTLKGFSGNDVAIGAGVGTQLGIPLDGTITLVLPQGNATIIGTIPRIESFHVTAIFQTGMAQYDSSFVFLPLKAAQTLFRAPDAATQIQLFVKNPDKDGPIKAAIPQALSGTPVNVVDWQDSNNAFFAAVNVERNVMFLILTLIIIVAVFNVVSSMIMMVKDKTADIAILRTMGASSGSVLRIFFMVGASVGVLGTVIGFGLGVVFCTYIENIRMFIQNITGTQLFNPTVYYLESLPAKLEWSQVIEVVLLAIALSFAATIYPSWRAARTDPVEALRHE, from the coding sequence ATGTTCAACGCCTTCGAGCGCCGCGTCGCCTTCCGCTACCTGCGTGCCCGCAAGGGTGAGCGCTTCGTCTCGATCATCGCGATCTTCTCCCTGATCGGCATCGCCCTCGGCGTCGCCACCCTGATCATCGTGATGAGCGTGATGAACGGCTTCCGCCAGGAACTCCTCGCCCAGATCCTCGGCCTGAATGGCGATATCGGCGTCTACGGCGCGGGCCACAACATCAGCCAGTACGATGCCGCCGCCGGCAAACTCATGAAAATCCCCGGCGTGATCAGCGCCATCCCGATCGTGCAGGGCGAGGTGCTGATGACCGGCCCGCACGGCGGCGCGATCGGCGGTGTTGCCCGCGGTATCCAGCCCTCCGGCCTCGCCGACCTCAAGACCGTCTCGCATCACATCATCTCAGGCACCCTCAAGGGCTTTTCCGGCAACGACGTCGCGATCGGCGCAGGCGTCGGTACCCAGCTCGGCATCCCGCTCGATGGCACCATCACCCTGGTCCTGCCGCAGGGCAACGCGACCATCATCGGCACCATCCCCCGGATCGAGAGCTTCCACGTCACCGCCATCTTCCAGACCGGCATGGCGCAGTACGATTCCAGTTTCGTCTTCCTGCCGCTCAAGGCCGCACAAACCCTGTTCCGCGCGCCCGATGCCGCAACCCAGATCCAGCTCTTCGTGAAAAACCCCGACAAGGACGGCCCGATCAAAGCCGCCATCCCGCAAGCCCTGTCCGGCACGCCGGTCAACGTGGTCGACTGGCAGGACAGCAACAATGCCTTCTTCGCCGCCGTCAACGTCGAACGCAACGTGATGTTCCTGATCCTCACCCTCATCATCATCGTCGCCGTCTTCAACGTCGTCTCGTCCATGATCATGATGGTCAAGGACAAGACCGCCGATATCGCGATCCTGCGCACCATGGGCGCATCGTCCGGTTCGGTCCTGCGGATCTTCTTCATGGTCGGCGCCTCGGTCGGCGTGCTCGGCACGGTCATCGGCTTCGGCCTCGGCGTCGTCTTCTGCACCTATATCGAAAACATCCGCATGTTCATCCAGAACATCACCGGCACCCAGTTGTTCAACCCCACCGTCTACTATCTCGAATCCCTGCCCGCGAAACTCGAATGGAGCCAGGTGATCGAAGTCGTCCTCCTCGCCATCGCCCTGTCCTTCGCCGCCACCATCTACCCGAGCTGGCGCGCCGCCCGCACCGACCCGGTCGAGGCCCTCCGCCATGAGTGA
- a CDS encoding ABC transporter ATP-binding protein: MSDILTLDKVTRTFGSGDEQLHILRGADLTLRAGEITALVAPSGSGKSTLLHLAGLLEGADSGTIRIGGIDTGRLSDSERTRLRRDEIGFVYQSHHLLAEFTALENVAIPQMIAGKSRADAEARAATLLAAFGLTNRANHLPGKLSGGERQRVAIARAMANAPKLLLADEPTGNLDVATADIVFNEMLRAVRGENIAALIATHNPDLAARMDRTIILRDGLLVAS; encoded by the coding sequence ATGAGTGACATCCTCACCCTCGATAAAGTCACCCGCACTTTCGGCAGCGGCGACGAACAACTCCACATCCTGCGCGGGGCCGATCTCACGCTGCGCGCCGGTGAAATCACCGCCCTGGTCGCCCCGTCGGGCTCGGGAAAATCCACCCTGCTCCATCTCGCCGGCCTGCTCGAAGGAGCCGATTCCGGCACGATTCGGATCGGCGGCATCGACACGGGACGGCTTTCGGATTCCGAACGCACCCGCCTCCGCCGCGATGAAATCGGCTTCGTCTACCAATCCCACCACCTGCTCGCCGAATTCACCGCCCTCGAAAACGTCGCGATCCCGCAAATGATCGCCGGCAAATCCCGCGCCGATGCCGAGGCCCGCGCCGCCACCCTTCTCGCCGCTTTCGGCCTGACCAATCGCGCCAACCATCTGCCCGGCAAGCTCTCCGGCGGCGAACGTCAGCGCGTCGCCATCGCGCGCGCCATGGCCAACGCCCCCAAACTCCTGCTCGCCGACGAACCCACCGGCAATCTCGACGTCGCGACCGCCGATATCGTTTTCAACGAAATGCTCCGCGCCGTTCGCGGCGAAAACATCGCCGCCCTCATCGCCACCCACAACCCCGACCTCGCCGCCCGCATGGACCGCACCATCATCCTGCGCGACGGTCTGCTGGTCGCATCCTGA
- a CDS encoding alpha/beta hydrolase: MAELDRSAATVLDMIRLSGAPATHTLTPEQARLAYRAARAALSPEPPALAEIRDLTAPGRNGAIPLRLYRDGTDPAPRAGMVYLHGGGWVIGDLDTHDVVCRQLAQRTGAVIVAVDYRMGPEHKFPAAADDAIDATAFVAANAIDLGIDPNRLAVGGDSAGGNLAAVVAIDARDNHGPVLALQALIYPSIAMSMTSPSQQEFAEGYGLTRETMIYFRNHYLRSQDDTHDWRASPIRAAHHANLPPALIITAGFDPLRDEGEDYARTLIASGVPVTVRRFPGQIHGFITMGRIIPEATGAIDEIADAMAARGL, translated from the coding sequence ATGGCCGAACTCGACCGCAGCGCCGCTACAGTGCTCGACATGATCCGCCTTTCCGGCGCCCCCGCCACCCATACCCTCACCCCCGAACAGGCGCGCCTCGCCTATCGTGCCGCCCGCGCCGCGCTGAGCCCCGAACCGCCCGCCCTCGCCGAAATCCGCGATCTCACCGCCCCCGGCCGCAACGGCGCCATCCCGCTCCGCCTCTATCGTGACGGCACCGATCCCGCCCCCCGCGCCGGAATGGTCTATCTCCACGGCGGCGGCTGGGTGATCGGCGATCTCGACACCCACGATGTCGTCTGCCGCCAGCTTGCCCAGCGCACCGGCGCCGTCATCGTCGCGGTCGACTACCGCATGGGCCCCGAACACAAATTCCCCGCCGCCGCCGACGATGCGATCGATGCCACCGCCTTCGTCGCCGCCAACGCGATTGATCTCGGCATCGATCCGAACCGCCTCGCCGTCGGCGGCGACAGCGCCGGAGGCAACCTCGCCGCCGTCGTCGCAATCGACGCGCGCGACAATCACGGCCCCGTCCTCGCCCTGCAGGCCCTCATCTATCCCTCGATCGCCATGTCCATGACCTCGCCAAGCCAGCAGGAATTCGCCGAAGGCTACGGTCTCACCCGCGAGACCATGATCTATTTCCGCAACCACTATCTCCGCAGTCAGGACGACACCCACGACTGGCGCGCCTCACCCATCCGCGCCGCCCACCACGCCAATCTGCCGCCCGCCCTGATCATCACCGCCGGCTTCGATCCGCTGCGCGACGAAGGCGAAGACTACGCCCGCACCCTCATCGCATCCGGCGTCCCGGTCACGGTGCGGCGCTTCCCCGGCCAGATCCACGGGTTCATCACCATGGGCCGCATCATCCCCGAAGCCACCGGCGCAATCGATGAAATCGCCGACGCCATGGCGGCCCGTGGCCTCTGA
- a CDS encoding phosphate-starvation-inducible PsiE family protein has protein sequence MASEPKPRLRWRALIFRGYDIAVDAVIIGVIPLMLIALGFAFVEAVVTTIHLFPDLRPAKVDGFELRTLVERILDVVILIELFNTFMDYARTRRIRLSTLLDVTIVFSLREILIKLYAQKFSSRDLVALCILVIVLVIARSITIKVSPALGKES, from the coding sequence GTGGCCTCTGAACCCAAGCCCCGGCTCCGCTGGCGCGCCCTGATCTTTCGCGGCTACGATATCGCGGTTGACGCGGTGATCATCGGTGTCATCCCGCTGATGCTCATCGCCCTCGGCTTCGCCTTCGTCGAAGCCGTCGTCACCACCATCCACCTGTTCCCCGACCTCCGCCCCGCCAAGGTCGACGGATTCGAACTCCGTACCCTGGTCGAACGCATCCTCGACGTCGTCATCCTGATCGAGCTGTTCAACACCTTCATGGACTACGCCCGCACCCGCCGCATCCGCCTCTCGACCCTGCTGGATGTCACCATCGTGTTCTCCCTGCGCGAAATCCTGATCAAACTCTACGCCCAGAAATTCTCCTCGCGCGATCTGGTGGCGTTGTGCATCTTGGTCATCGTGCTGGTGATCGCGCGGAGTATCACAATCAAGGTCTCGCCGGCGCTCGGTAAGGAAAGTTAA
- a CDS encoding ABC-F family ATP-binding cassette domain-containing protein, with protein sequence MAPPLLNLQNIRLSLGASPLLDGAEIGVGAGERICLVGRNGSGKSTLLKIAADMIGADGGTRFLQPGATLRYLPQEPDLTGFATVMDYVLDGLDAETDGHRARGLLDQLGLSGAETTVRLSGGEARRAAIARVLAPAPDVLLLDEPTNHLDLPAIEWLEAELRGSRAGIVLISHDRRLLEKVSRSIVWLDRGRTSRIDRGFAHFETWRDEVFEQEARDAQKLSREIAREEDWMRYGVTARRKRNVRRVAELAGLREKKREEKRDSRELQVSASAASLSGKIVMDAKGISKSYGDQVIIRDLTLRVLRGDRLGIVGPNGAGKTTLLRLLTGQDQPDAGTIKIGTNLAVATLDQQRAALDPATTLADTLTGGKSDLVEVGGESRHVIGYMKDFLFRPEQARTPVGTLSGGERGRLLLAAILAKPSNLLILDEPTNDLDLETLDILQDMLSEYAGTILLVSHDRDFLDRVATSTLAAEGDGRWVEYAGGYSDMLAQRGERGREAAAVRKAGPVAKRANEKAAFSFKDRHRLKALNEEMAAVQGRIDTLEATFADTELFTRQPEQFQANMTALAGLHERMGVLEAEWLELEMRRESVEG encoded by the coding sequence ATGGCCCCTCCCCTGCTGAATTTACAGAATATCCGGCTTTCACTCGGCGCATCGCCCTTGCTCGATGGGGCGGAGATCGGGGTGGGGGCGGGTGAGCGGATTTGTCTCGTCGGGCGGAACGGTTCGGGCAAGTCGACGCTGCTGAAAATCGCTGCCGACATGATCGGTGCGGATGGCGGGACGCGGTTTTTGCAGCCGGGGGCGACGTTGCGATATCTGCCGCAGGAGCCGGATCTGACCGGGTTTGCGACGGTGATGGATTACGTTCTGGATGGGCTGGATGCCGAGACCGACGGGCATCGGGCTCGGGGATTGCTGGACCAGCTCGGGTTGAGCGGGGCGGAGACCACGGTGCGACTTTCGGGTGGCGAGGCGCGGCGGGCGGCGATTGCGCGCGTGTTGGCACCGGCACCTGACGTGCTGTTGCTGGATGAGCCGACCAATCACCTGGATCTGCCCGCGATCGAATGGCTTGAGGCGGAGTTGCGCGGCTCTCGCGCCGGGATCGTGCTGATCAGCCATGACCGGCGGCTGCTGGAGAAGGTGTCGCGCAGCATCGTCTGGTTGGATCGGGGGCGCACCAGCCGGATCGACCGGGGGTTCGCGCATTTCGAGACGTGGCGCGACGAGGTGTTCGAGCAGGAGGCGCGGGATGCGCAGAAGCTTTCGCGCGAGATTGCCCGCGAGGAAGACTGGATGCGCTATGGCGTGACGGCGCGGCGCAAGCGAAATGTCCGGCGGGTCGCGGAACTGGCCGGGTTGCGCGAGAAGAAGCGGGAGGAAAAGCGGGACAGCCGCGAGTTGCAGGTGAGCGCGAGCGCGGCCTCCCTGTCCGGCAAGATCGTGATGGATGCCAAGGGGATATCGAAATCCTATGGCGATCAGGTCATCATTCGCGATCTGACGCTGCGGGTGCTGCGCGGCGATCGGCTGGGCATCGTCGGGCCGAACGGGGCGGGCAAGACGACACTGCTGCGCTTGCTGACGGGGCAGGATCAGCCGGATGCCGGGACAATCAAGATCGGGACCAATCTGGCGGTGGCGACGTTGGATCAGCAGCGCGCGGCGCTCGACCCCGCGACGACGCTCGCCGATACGCTGACCGGGGGCAAGAGCGATCTGGTGGAAGTGGGCGGGGAATCGCGTCATGTGATCGGTTATATGAAGGATTTTCTGTTCCGGCCGGAGCAGGCGCGCACGCCGGTGGGCACGCTTTCGGGCGGGGAGCGCGGGCGGTTGCTGCTCGCGGCGATATTGGCGAAACCGTCGAACCTGCTGATCCTGGATGAACCCACCAACGATCTCGATCTGGAGACGCTGGATATATTGCAGGACATGCTGAGCGAGTATGCCGGGACGATTCTGCTGGTCAGCCATGATCGTGATTTTCTCGACCGGGTGGCGACCTCGACCTTGGCGGCGGAAGGCGATGGGCGCTGGGTGGAATATGCCGGCGGCTATTCGGATATGCTGGCGCAGCGCGGCGAGCGCGGGCGCGAGGCGGCGGCGGTGCGCAAGGCCGGGCCGGTGGCGAAGCGGGCGAACGAAAAAGCCGCGTTTTCGTTCAAGGACCGGCACCGGCTGAAAGCATTGAACGAGGAGATGGCCGCGGTGCAGGGCCGGATCGACACTCTGGAGGCGACGTTCGCGGATACCGAGTTGTTCACCAGGCAGCCGGAGCAGTTTCAGGCGAATATGACGGCGCTGGCGGGGCTGCATGAGCGGATGGGCGTGTTGGAGGCGGAGTGGCTGGAGTTGGAGATGCGGCGGGAGAGTGTTGAAGGGTAA
- a CDS encoding NAD(P)/FAD-dependent oxidoreductase: MLRLTEIILPLDHSEADLAAAVAARLAPAIPSRFTIARRAIDARRKSAIKLTYTIDAETEGEPEILARNHPHIRPTPDTTYKPPAIRPASTRPASTRPIVIGTGPCGLFAALILAQAGLRPIILERGKPVRQRTKDTWAFWRRGILTPESNVQFGEGGAGTFSDGKLYSQISDPNHLGRKVLTEFVAAGAPAEILTVAHPHIGTFRLVGMVETMRETIERLGGEYRFGARVTGLILDSTPRRARGVILDSGETLTADHIILAIGHSARDTFEMLRDAGVHLDPKPFSIGFRIEHPQSMIDRARYGSFAGNPLLGAADYKLVHHAKNGRSVYSFCMCPGGTVVAAASEPGRVVTNGMSQYSRNERNANAGIVVGVTPADYPDADRGDILAGMTFQRHLESRAYLQGGSTYHAPGQLVGDFLAARPSTSLGSVIPSYKPGVHLTDLAPCLPDYAIEAIREAIPHFARKIPDFDRADALLTGVETRTSAPIRITRDPSGQSLNTPGLFPAGEGAGYAGGILSAGVDGIRAAEAVIRAG, translated from the coding sequence ATGCTCCGCCTTACCGAAATCATCCTCCCGCTCGACCATTCCGAGGCCGACCTCGCCGCCGCGGTCGCCGCACGCCTCGCCCCGGCCATCCCGAGCCGCTTCACCATCGCCCGCCGCGCGATCGACGCCCGCCGCAAATCCGCAATCAAACTGACCTACACGATCGATGCCGAAACCGAAGGTGAGCCCGAAATCCTCGCCCGCAACCACCCCCACATCCGCCCCACGCCCGACACCACCTACAAACCCCCCGCCATCCGCCCCGCATCCACCCGTCCCGCATCCACCCGCCCGATCGTCATCGGCACCGGCCCCTGCGGCCTGTTCGCCGCGCTCATCCTCGCCCAGGCGGGTCTCCGCCCGATCATCCTGGAGCGCGGCAAGCCGGTCCGCCAACGCACCAAAGACACCTGGGCCTTCTGGCGGCGCGGTATCCTCACGCCGGAATCCAACGTCCAGTTCGGCGAAGGCGGGGCAGGGACCTTTTCCGACGGCAAGCTCTACAGCCAGATCAGCGACCCCAACCATCTCGGCCGCAAAGTCCTCACCGAATTCGTCGCCGCCGGTGCGCCCGCCGAAATCCTCACCGTCGCCCACCCCCATATCGGCACCTTCCGTCTGGTCGGCATGGTCGAGACCATGCGCGAAACCATCGAACGCCTCGGCGGCGAATACCGCTTCGGTGCCCGCGTCACCGGCCTCATCCTCGATTCAACCCCCCGCCGCGCCCGTGGCGTGATCCTGGACTCCGGCGAAACCCTCACCGCCGACCACATCATCCTCGCCATCGGCCACTCCGCGCGCGACACGTTCGAAATGCTGCGCGATGCTGGCGTCCATCTCGACCCCAAACCCTTCTCGATCGGATTTCGTATCGAACATCCGCAGTCCATGATCGACCGCGCCCGCTACGGCAGCTTCGCCGGCAACCCGCTTCTCGGTGCCGCCGACTACAAACTGGTCCACCACGCGAAAAACGGCCGCAGCGTGTACAGTTTCTGCATGTGCCCCGGCGGCACCGTCGTCGCCGCCGCCTCCGAGCCCGGCCGCGTCGTCACCAACGGCATGAGCCAGTATTCCCGCAACGAACGCAACGCCAACGCCGGCATCGTCGTCGGCGTCACTCCGGCCGACTACCCCGATGCCGATCGAGGCGACATCCTCGCCGGCATGACCTTCCAGCGCCACCTCGAATCCCGCGCCTACCTTCAGGGCGGCAGCACCTACCACGCCCCCGGCCAGCTTGTGGGTGATTTCCTCGCCGCCCGCCCATCCACCAGCCTTGGATCAGTGATCCCCAGCTATAAACCCGGCGTTCACCTCACCGACCTCGCCCCCTGCCTGCCCGATTACGCCATCGAAGCCATCCGCGAAGCCATCCCCCACTTCGCCCGAAAAATCCCCGACTTCGACCGCGCGGACGCGCTCCTCACAGGTGTCGAAACCCGCACCTCCGCCCCCATCCGCATCACCCGCGATCCCTCCGGCCAAAGCCTGAACACCCCCGGCCTGTTCCCCGCCGGCGAGGGCGCGGGCTACGCCGGCGGCATCCTGTCCGCCGGAGTCGACGGTATCCGCGCGGCTGAGGCGGTTATACGTGCCGGGTGA